In the Nicotiana tabacum cultivar K326 chromosome 16, ASM71507v2, whole genome shotgun sequence genome, one interval contains:
- the LOC107796997 gene encoding uncharacterized protein LOC107796997 produces the protein MEWTSKVGEAVNKAVNSNKVLNVVLLGAFGFLCLRSVQQQRNIQVLETEKDSLLNSNKAMKKTMWDWKQQLFAEADIPNPILPLSKLKSIYGEAPTSSGGDAQKGDGKSPASAFVV, from the exons ATGGAGTGGACAAGCAAAGTCGGGGAGGCAGTGAACAAGGCGGTAAACAGCAACAAAGTGTTAAACGTAGTGCTATTGGGTGCATTTGGGTTTCTCTGCCTGAGATCCGTGCAGCAACAGAGGAACATCCAAGTTCTGGAGACAGAAAAGGACTCTTTACTCAATTCTAATAAAGCTATGAAGAAGACCATGTGGGATTGGAAGCAGCAGCTTTTCGCCGAAGCTGATATACCCAACCCAATTCTTCCCCTCTCCAAGCTTAAATCCATCTATGGAGAAGCCCCAACTTCTTCTG GTGGAGATGCTCAAAAAGGAGATGGAAAATCACCTGCATCGGCATTTGTTGTCTAG